In a genomic window of Dehalococcoidia bacterium:
- a CDS encoding DegT/DnrJ/EryC1/StrS family aminotransferase: MNIYESLGVKTLINCQGEVTRLGGALMEQETIDAMAEAARYSVRMDELQAAASRIIARVTGAEAGYVTSGASAALTLATAACLAGLDVGRMNRLPDTSNMPNEVLMDQRQRQGYDHAIRLAGAKIINVGMPNFRILGDEAYTTKWWEFESAITERTAAIAYFQVPDHNPPMEEIVRLSRKYKLPLIVDAAEQVPPMENLRRFIEMGATLVAYSGGKGIRGPQNSGILCGKKELIASVALQNLDMGLTNFEAWEISPDLITKEKLRGIPQQGLGRGMKASKESIVGLLVALQRMESRSSTSMEQLSRNIQPIGEMVKGIPGVETEIRALFPGSHPMLMVKLDEGKVGKSAVDIVRKLKEGEPSIYVTDMLAPFGMIFISAVNMIYKEQVKIVGQRLLTALKN, translated from the coding sequence GAGAGCCTGGGAGTTAAGACTCTGATCAACTGCCAGGGCGAGGTGACACGCCTGGGCGGCGCCCTGATGGAGCAGGAGACGATCGATGCTATGGCTGAGGCGGCAAGGTACTCGGTGCGCATGGATGAGCTTCAGGCTGCGGCCAGCAGGATAATCGCCAGAGTAACCGGTGCGGAGGCGGGCTATGTCACCTCGGGAGCCTCTGCAGCACTGACACTGGCCACAGCCGCCTGCCTGGCGGGCCTTGACGTGGGCCGTATGAATCGACTGCCGGACACCAGCAACATGCCCAACGAGGTGCTGATGGATCAGCGCCAGCGGCAGGGCTACGACCATGCCATCCGGCTGGCCGGCGCAAAGATAATCAATGTGGGCATGCCAAATTTCAGGATACTTGGTGACGAGGCCTATACGACCAAATGGTGGGAATTCGAATCGGCCATAACCGAGCGAACGGCGGCCATCGCCTATTTCCAGGTGCCGGACCACAATCCTCCCATGGAGGAGATTGTCAGGCTTAGCCGCAAATACAAGCTACCGCTGATCGTGGATGCCGCAGAACAGGTCCCGCCCATGGAGAACCTGCGCAGGTTCATCGAGATGGGCGCCACGCTGGTGGCTTACAGCGGAGGCAAGGGAATCCGGGGCCCGCAGAACTCCGGCATACTTTGCGGGAAAAAGGAGCTGATCGCATCTGTAGCGCTGCAGAATCTCGACATGGGGCTGACCAACTTCGAAGCCTGGGAGATTTCCCCCGATCTCATAACGAAGGAGAAGCTGCGCGGCATACCGCAGCAGGGGCTTGGCCGCGGCATGAAGGCCAGCAAGGAGTCAATCGTCGGCCTGCTGGTAGCCCTGCAGCGCATGGAGAGCCGGAGCTCTACCAGCATGGAGCAGCTCAGCCGTAATATCCAGCCCATCGGGGAGATGGTGAAGGGTATCCCCGGTGTGGAGACCGAGATCAGGGCGCTCTTCCCCGGCAGCCACCCCATGCTAATGGTAAAGCTCGATGAGGGCAAAGTGGGCAAGAGCGCCGTCGACATTGTCAGGAAGTTGAAAGAGGGTGAGCCCAGCATCTATGTAACGGATATGCTGGCGCCCTTTGGTATGATATTTATCTCTGCGGTCAACATGATCTATAAAGAACAGGTGAAAATAGTCGGGCAACGGTTGCTGACCGCACTGAAAAATTAG
- a CDS encoding DUF362 domain-containing protein produces the protein MAEFTRRDFLKYALAGVGAVLAARFITACSSPQTAQNNPPMPAPVTPATEENDTSAVKYPDLAVVRGGEPEALARKAVELLGGIRRFVKKGDNVIIKPNIGPAMRTYEYAATTNPWLVAAVARLCLEAGAGRVRVMDQPFSGTAESGFLNSGIREEVEKAGGEIELMSRFKYASTDIPLGRDIKKWNIYEDILKADVLINIPIAKQHGSALLTLGMKNLMGAVQAAQLFHLNLHQRIADLASRVRPTLTILDAIRILTANGPTGGDLRDVKKLDTVIAGCDIVAVDSYATSLFGLRPDDIPHIKIAAEMGLGSNDLYKLNIREVTLGS, from the coding sequence ATGGCAGAATTCACCCGCCGTGATTTCCTTAAATACGCCCTGGCCGGAGTTGGCGCCGTCCTGGCTGCCAGGTTCATCACCGCCTGCTCATCACCTCAGACCGCACAGAACAATCCACCGATGCCAGCACCCGTTACACCGGCGACAGAGGAAAATGACACTTCCGCAGTGAAATATCCCGACCTGGCTGTGGTACGCGGCGGAGAGCCGGAGGCACTGGCCAGAAAGGCTGTTGAACTGCTGGGCGGTATCAGACGATTTGTTAAGAAGGGAGACAACGTCATCATTAAACCCAACATCGGACCCGCAATGCGTACTTATGAGTATGCCGCCACCACCAACCCCTGGCTGGTGGCAGCCGTGGCCAGGCTGTGTCTGGAGGCCGGCGCCGGCAGGGTCCGGGTCATGGACCAGCCCTTCAGCGGTACCGCGGAATCGGGCTTTTTAAACAGCGGCATCCGGGAGGAGGTTGAAAAGGCAGGCGGGGAGATCGAGCTGATGTCGCGATTTAAATATGCGTCAACCGATATTCCACTGGGCAGGGACATCAAGAAATGGAACATCTACGAGGATATTCTCAAGGCCGACGTGCTGATCAACATACCCATCGCCAAACAGCACGGCTCAGCGCTGCTCACGCTGGGCATGAAAAACCTGATGGGCGCGGTCCAGGCCGCTCAGCTCTTTCACCTAAACCTCCACCAGCGCATCGCTGACCTGGCCAGCCGCGTCAGGCCGACACTGACCATACTCGACGCCATTCGCATACTCACGGCCAATGGCCCGACGGGAGGCGACCTCAGGGACGTTAAGAAACTCGATACCGTGATCGCCGGCTGCGATATAGTAGCGGTGGACAGCTACGCCACCTCTCTTTTCGGTCTCCGGCCGGACGATATACCGCACATAAAGATAGCCGCGGAGATGGGGCTGGGCAGCAACGACCTATATAAACTGAACATCAGGGAAGTAACGCTTGGCAGCTGA
- a CDS encoding 4Fe-4S binding protein translates to MAAENKSSAGWNTRSWLNLRTAIQALAFIGFLALFLNAVPLLMRLDPLAVLANFISGRSLPPFAFIALAMTLLALIFGRAWCGWLCPMGTLLEWISFNKCRTKKITIPDGWRSVKYVILIAIILAAVFSNLTLMIFDPLTIMVRTFATAIWPGLDLAVNAAESLLNNVPVFQAPLARFDNALRPLLLPTTQLSYPEGWIFAVVLAAIILMNLVAERFWCRCLCPLGAFYGLAGKISLIRRRVNESCIKCKLCEDTCPTGTIRRDKDCSSDPGECIVCLKCMDSCPCSTSDFGPMFSPAKFNSYDPVRRQLFLGLGAGAVLALLFRLGLPSKQRNPYAIRPPGAGEQDMTAKCIRCGECIKACPTGAIQPSQMDSGPEQLWTPVIVPRIGFCQYSCNACGSTCPVSAIPALSLAEKKSTIIGRAFIDRDRCLPWAQNTPCIVCEEMCPVPRKAILLHTVRTKREDGGTMLLQLPTVQAGRCIGCGLCEYKCPVEGESAIRVTA, encoded by the coding sequence TTGGCAGCTGAGAATAAAAGCAGCGCCGGCTGGAATACGCGTAGCTGGCTCAACCTGCGCACGGCCATACAGGCGCTGGCCTTTATCGGATTTCTGGCGCTCTTCCTGAACGCTGTCCCTCTTCTCATGCGCCTCGACCCCCTGGCCGTTCTGGCAAACTTTATCTCCGGCAGGAGCTTACCGCCTTTCGCATTCATAGCCCTTGCGATGACATTGCTGGCGCTTATCTTCGGACGCGCCTGGTGCGGATGGCTCTGCCCCATGGGCACGCTGCTGGAATGGATCTCCTTCAATAAGTGTCGTACGAAGAAGATCACGATACCCGACGGCTGGAGGTCGGTGAAATACGTCATTTTAATTGCCATCATCCTCGCCGCCGTCTTCTCCAACCTGACATTAATGATATTCGACCCGCTGACCATCATGGTACGCACCTTCGCCACCGCCATATGGCCCGGTCTCGACCTTGCCGTCAACGCCGCGGAGTCGCTGCTCAATAATGTGCCGGTATTCCAGGCCCCGCTGGCGCGCTTTGACAATGCTTTAAGGCCACTGCTCTTGCCGACGACCCAGCTCAGCTATCCGGAGGGTTGGATCTTTGCCGTTGTGCTAGCCGCGATAATACTGATGAACCTGGTTGCGGAACGGTTCTGGTGCCGCTGCCTCTGCCCACTTGGCGCGTTCTACGGGTTGGCCGGCAAGATCAGTCTCATTCGCCGCCGCGTCAACGAAAGCTGCATCAAATGCAAGCTTTGCGAGGACACCTGCCCCACCGGCACCATACGCAGGGATAAGGATTGCTCCAGCGATCCCGGCGAATGCATTGTGTGCCTTAAATGCATGGATTCCTGCCCCTGCTCCACCAGCGATTTCGGCCCGATGTTTTCCCCGGCTAAATTCAACAGTTACGATCCCGTGCGCCGCCAGCTTTTCCTGGGACTGGGCGCCGGCGCCGTACTGGCGCTGCTGTTCCGCCTGGGCCTACCGTCAAAGCAGCGTAATCCTTATGCCATCAGACCTCCGGGTGCCGGCGAGCAGGACATGACGGCTAAATGCATCCGCTGCGGCGAGTGCATCAAGGCCTGCCCGACAGGTGCCATACAGCCTTCGCAGATGGATAGCGGCCCCGAACAATTATGGACGCCCGTGATCGTGCCGCGCATCGGCTTCTGCCAGTATTCCTGCAACGCTTGCGGAAGTACCTGCCCGGTATCAGCCATACCTGCGCTTTCCCTTGCAGAGAAGAAGTCCACCATCATCGGCAGGGCTTTTATCGACCGCGACCGCTGCCTGCCCTGGGCCCAGAACACGCCCTGTATAGTCTGCGAGGAGATGTGCCCCGTGCCGCGCAAGGCCATACTACTGCACACGGTCCGGACTAAAAGAGAGGACGGCGGCACGATGCTGCTGCAGCTCCCCACAGTCCAGGCCGGGCGCTGCATCGGCTGCGGACTGTGCGAATACAAATGCCCGGTGGAAGGGGAGTCTGCCATCCGCGTCACGGCCTGA
- the tatA gene encoding twin-arginine translocase TatA/TatE family subunit, with the protein MFRSFGIPELLLVLLIVLLVFGAARLPQIGDALGKAIRNFRKGASGEGDKDKADNVSKSDAGAADTNSPKT; encoded by the coding sequence ATGTTTCGCAGTTTCGGCATACCTGAGCTGTTACTTGTCCTTCTTATAGTGTTGCTCGTTTTCGGCGCGGCGCGACTGCCGCAGATCGGCGACGCCCTGGGCAAAGCCATACGCAATTTCCGCAAAGGCGCTTCGGGCGAGGGTGATAAAGATAAGGCGGATAACGTAAGCAAGTCCGATGCCGGGGCCGCCGATACAAATAGCCCCAAAACGTAA
- a CDS encoding twin-arginine translocase TatA/TatE family subunit: MDFFGIGLPEIIFILLIAFVLFGPKRIVEISRSAGNVMRNLSKDASDIQRKLSEELEGEKPGGHGTPDRSSDGAKP, from the coding sequence ATGGACTTTTTCGGGATAGGTCTGCCGGAGATAATTTTCATCCTCCTCATCGCCTTTGTGCTTTTCGGTCCCAAACGCATCGTGGAGATCAGCAGATCGGCCGGCAACGTCATGCGTAACCTGTCAAAAGACGCCTCGGATATACAAAGAAAACTGAGCGAAGAACTGGAAGGAGAGAAACCGGGCGGGCACGGCACGCCGGATAGGAGCTCGGATGGGGCAAAGCCCTGA
- the tatC gene encoding twin-arginine translocase subunit TatC: MGQSPESHLMSKSSSKGISLHLEELRRRLIVSLIAVAAGVIISFAFANQLFAILIQPAGGVSLIFVEVTEMLSTYMQVCLIGGIILSMPVLVYELIAFVTPALTAPERKYVWIILPFIILMFAGGVLFGYFILIPPAMQFLLNFGSDIATPQIRIGNYISLVSRLLLAIGLVFETPVITTFLARLGILSWKWLAKQWKWAIVLAFVLGALITPTLDPVNQTLVALPLIVLYLLSILLARLVQKRKSGRS; this comes from the coding sequence ATGGGGCAAAGCCCTGAATCACACCTCATGAGCAAATCGAGTTCCAAAGGCATCTCGCTGCATCTTGAAGAATTGAGGCGGCGTTTAATAGTCAGCCTGATAGCCGTTGCCGCAGGCGTCATTATCTCCTTCGCCTTCGCCAACCAGCTTTTTGCCATACTCATCCAGCCCGCCGGGGGGGTCAGCCTGATTTTCGTAGAGGTGACCGAGATGCTGAGCACCTATATGCAGGTGTGCCTGATCGGCGGCATCATCCTTTCCATGCCTGTCCTGGTCTACGAACTAATCGCCTTCGTCACCCCGGCCTTAACAGCGCCGGAGAGAAAATATGTCTGGATAATCCTGCCCTTCATCATACTGATGTTCGCGGGAGGCGTACTTTTCGGCTATTTCATTCTCATCCCACCTGCCATGCAGTTCCTGCTCAACTTCGGCTCGGACATTGCCACGCCCCAGATCAGGATAGGCAACTACATCTCGCTCGTATCCAGGCTGCTTCTGGCCATCGGCCTGGTTTTCGAAACACCTGTCATCACCACCTTCCTGGCCAGGCTGGGCATACTGTCCTGGAAATGGCTGGCAAAGCAGTGGAAATGGGCCATCGTATTGGCCTTCGTGCTGGGCGCCCTGATCACGCCTACGCTCGATCCGGTCAACCAGACGCTGGTGGCCCTGCCATTGATCGTTCTTTATCTGCTGAGCATTCTGCTGGCGCGGCTGGTCCAGAAACGCAAGAGCGGACGCAGCTAA
- a CDS encoding nitroreductase family protein: protein MMEISPNWYPAINARRSRRSYDRNSAIDAEARSRLHDVCSGFRPFNGVRVEFIDQPPDDIFANALGFYGNIKGAPAFLAFIGDSADLNVQEKMGYTGEAAILEATSLGLGTCWVALTYNAKTVKSLIQLERSEKLICVSPVGYTTNKWSFGENVYSGFGSNHQRKPLQTLVTGLSEAQRPDWAKTAVEAARLAPSAMNRQPWGFLVDERSVTVYIKDRGPEFNVARRLDCGIAMLHIELGALSKGATGSWTFLKHPQVARFTVR from the coding sequence ATGATGGAAATATCGCCAAACTGGTACCCGGCCATCAACGCGCGCCGATCGCGGCGCAGCTATGACAGGAACAGTGCTATAGATGCGGAGGCCCGCAGCCGTTTGCACGACGTATGCAGCGGCTTCAGACCATTCAACGGCGTGCGCGTGGAGTTCATCGACCAGCCCCCCGACGATATCTTTGCCAACGCGCTCGGCTTCTACGGGAACATCAAGGGCGCCCCTGCTTTTCTGGCCTTCATAGGCGACAGTGCCGACCTCAACGTGCAGGAGAAGATGGGGTATACGGGAGAGGCTGCCATACTCGAGGCAACCTCGCTGGGGCTGGGCACCTGCTGGGTGGCTCTCACCTACAACGCTAAAACGGTCAAATCCCTGATACAGCTGGAAAGGAGCGAGAAGCTGATCTGCGTTTCGCCGGTGGGCTATACCACCAATAAGTGGTCCTTCGGAGAAAATGTGTATAGCGGCTTCGGATCCAACCATCAGCGAAAACCGCTGCAAACCTTGGTCACCGGGCTTTCTGAAGCGCAGCGGCCGGACTGGGCAAAGACGGCTGTTGAAGCGGCACGCCTGGCCCCGTCGGCCATGAACCGCCAGCCGTGGGGTTTCCTCGTTGATGAGCGCAGCGTCACGGTGTACATTAAAGACCGCGGGCCGGAGTTCAACGTGGCCAGGCGTCTGGACTGCGGGATAGCCATGCTGCACATCGAGCTGGGCGCTTTGAGCAAAGGAGCGACAGGCAGCTGGACTTTCTTGAAGCATCCGCAGGTAGCACGTTTCACCGTGAGATAG
- a CDS encoding MFS transporter codes for METPHKTKSHKIAVMLVTSIAAFVTPFMAASVNIALPSIARDYSMDAITLSWIATSFILSAAVFLIPFGRIADISGRKRVFIWGGAIFGAASILAALAWSPVILITVRVIQGIGGAMLFGTSAAIISSVYPPGERGRAMGINIAIVYLGLSLGPFLGGLMTQYMGWRSIFWLNALLCALLVMITVWRLKPEWAEARGERFDYFGSFVYGAGLVALMYGLSELPSIHGFVSLGAGLVILLVFLRWEATITSPILDINLFAENRVFAFSNLAAFINYSATFAVGFLLSLYLQYIKGQNPSDAGMVLVAMPVVQAVFSPLAGRLSDRVEPRLLASVGMTLTAAGLLLLVFIGSDTAIWYIIISLVVLGAGFALFSSPNVNAVMSSVDKKSLGVASATLATMRLTGQMFSLGIAMLLISLFMGRVAVSPEVYPQYILSLQSAFAIFTTLCIGGIFASMARGKAH; via the coding sequence ATGGAAACACCACACAAGACCAAAAGCCACAAGATAGCCGTTATGCTGGTGACGTCCATCGCGGCGTTCGTCACGCCTTTCATGGCGGCGTCGGTCAACATAGCCCTGCCCTCCATCGCAAGAGATTACTCGATGGATGCGATCACCCTGAGCTGGATCGCCACATCATTCATACTTTCCGCCGCCGTTTTTCTCATACCTTTCGGCCGCATAGCCGATATCAGCGGAAGAAAAAGAGTCTTCATCTGGGGCGGCGCCATATTCGGCGCCGCATCGATACTGGCTGCACTGGCATGGTCACCCGTTATTCTCATCACCGTACGCGTTATACAGGGTATCGGCGGGGCAATGCTCTTCGGCACAAGCGCAGCCATCATCTCCTCGGTCTACCCACCCGGCGAGAGGGGTCGGGCCATGGGCATCAACATAGCCATAGTCTATCTGGGGCTGTCGCTGGGACCCTTCCTGGGCGGACTGATGACGCAGTACATGGGATGGCGCAGCATCTTTTGGCTCAATGCCCTGCTCTGCGCACTGCTGGTGATGATAACCGTATGGAGGCTCAAGCCTGAGTGGGCTGAAGCGCGCGGCGAGAGATTCGATTACTTCGGATCGTTCGTCTACGGGGCAGGGCTGGTGGCGCTGATGTATGGCCTGTCCGAACTGCCCTCCATACACGGGTTTGTCTCGCTGGGCGCCGGCCTGGTGATATTGCTGGTCTTCCTCAGATGGGAAGCCACCATCACCAGCCCTATACTCGATATAAACCTCTTTGCCGAAAACCGGGTTTTCGCCTTCTCCAATCTGGCGGCATTTATCAACTACAGCGCCACCTTCGCCGTCGGCTTCCTGCTCAGCCTGTATCTTCAATATATAAAGGGGCAGAATCCCAGCGATGCAGGAATGGTACTGGTAGCCATGCCGGTGGTGCAGGCCGTCTTTTCTCCGCTGGCAGGACGGCTGTCCGACAGAGTCGAACCGCGGCTGCTCGCCTCGGTGGGCATGACGCTCACGGCCGCCGGTCTGTTGCTACTGGTCTTCATCGGATCTGATACCGCCATCTGGTATATTATAATCAGCTTGGTAGTGCTCGGCGCCGGCTTCGCCCTCTTCTCCTCACCCAACGTCAACGCCGTGATGAGCTCGGTGGATAAGAAATCGCTGGGCGTGGCATCAGCTACACTGGCCACCATGCGCCTTACCGGTCAGATGTTCAGCCTGGGTATCGCCATGCTGCTGATCTCTCTTTTTATGGGACGTGTCGCAGTCTCGCCCGAAGTGTATCCACAGTATATCTTAAGCCTGCAGTCAGCCTTTGCCATCTTTACGACACTCTGCATTGGTGGTATATTTGCCTCGATGGCAAGGGGTAAAGCACATTGA